A window of the Lactuca sativa cultivar Salinas chromosome 5, Lsat_Salinas_v11, whole genome shotgun sequence genome harbors these coding sequences:
- the LOC111885051 gene encoding uncharacterized protein LOC111885051: protein MSFLVNKGSTPSPNSTPQSSSNFIGRGLDVIHSNGTLSDRSSFHGVMHRNVNHEGLESNSNMIYTMEAQHAFSLQTTTSWGFNGPGEPSSFDQFIHGNNIDLTQNEMPLELQNSCNDQIPPHNFDYFSSD, encoded by the exons ATGAGTTTTCTCGTGAACAAGGGCTCTACCCCATCCCCGAACTCAACTCCACAAAGTTCTTCCAACTTCATAGGTAGAGGCCTTGATGTGATACATTCCAATGGTACTTTATCAGATCGCTCGTCTTTCCATGGGGTCATGCATAGAAACGTTAATCATGAAG GTTTAGAATCAAATTCTAACATGATTTACACAATGGAAGCTCAACATGCTTTCTCTCTTCAGACGACAACTTCTTGGGGATTTAATGGCCCCGGTGAACCTTCAAGTTTTGATCAATTTATACATGGAAACAACATCGACTTGACACAAAATGAGATGCCACTCGAGCTTCAGAATAGCTGCAACGATCAAATACCACCTCATAATTTCGACTACTTTTCTTCCGATTAA